In Lolium perenne isolate Kyuss_39 chromosome 5, Kyuss_2.0, whole genome shotgun sequence, the sequence ATGGAATTTTGCAATAAAACACCTGCCTATAGCCTGCTTATTTTCCAATTAACCCTGAAACATCGAAACTTCAAATCCTGAATCACTTCACAAACCGGAATCCCCAAAGAACACGCAAGCGACGGCGACGAGCTTGGCGCCGAGTCTGCGGCTGCATCCCTAAAGAAAATCCATCGGATGAGCTATGCTTCGGTGCCCCCCCCTTGCATAAAAGTTGAAGGGATAAGTGTGTGTTTTGTTGATGTACAAATACGTAGGGGGATGGGATGGACCAGATTTTGTGGATGGGACGGTCCACGTTTAGGTGATCCCATTTTTCGTTTGGCTCATTGGATTTTATGGACGCTAGAGGTAATTAACTGTGATTATTAActtaacaaaaatacaaaatgttGCCCTCAAAAAAAAACTCAACAAAATGTTAGGAAGGGTTGGCTCATAGGTTGTCCCCAGGCCAGGAGCACGCGGAGGCGGGGCTCGCCGGCCATTCCCTACAGCACGTGGAGGCGGGGCTCGCCGGCCCTCCCCTGGAGAAGTGGAGAGCATCCGGAGGCGGGGCTCTCCGGTCGTCCCCTAGAGGGCATGAAGGAAGGGGCACTGACCTTCCCCTAGAGCGCACGAAGGTGGGGGCATCGGCCACAACCCTTGTCCGCTTCCTACGTACCGGATTAGCATAGCCCTGCTACCGGACTTGGGAACAGAGCTCGCCTAGAGTGGCGTAATGTGATTTATGCGCGGGTCTTGGCAACGGGGAAGGTGCGGCGGCGCCGATGTTCTAGCGACGGGTGAACAATTCTAGCAAAAAAGAATAGAGGATTAGAGCATTTCCAGCCGCGTCCTCAAAACCGTCCCTCCAAcgacgccggatcgagcgtttggcggACGCGTTtttttcgtgccgcgtttggggacgtCGATCCTCAACCGCGTCCTTCAAACGCGGTCCCCAAACAGAAATTCAAATAGTCGACATTCAAAAGATATCGTTCCCGCTGAAGTCGTCACGATCGAATTAGCCGCGATAAAAGTACTAGACGCGCGGTCATATTACATACCGGAGGTGCAACCTAAACATAAATTCGAAGAAGGGGTTCGGCAAGGCTGACCGCCATCCTAAGTCGACgtaggcccgtcgatcacgacgACCTCGTTGTGCTCTGTCCGGTGTGCCTGCTCCGTCGCCGGCGCCGAGGCTGACGCCGATGCAGATGCCAATGTCGCTAACGCAGTTGTACTAGCAGGacatggcccaaaactaaaggtgacgcagcaccatattatgctatgcaCGAAATTATAAAGTATAATCTTGTGTATTTCGTCCAAGTCTTCAATCTTCAttaggtggcttcaaagttctgaaatcgccACTTGTGATGTCCTCTTCAATCCTCACATGATTGGTGCCACCACCATGCAcggtcatgctccaatgcttgtccctctTGTCCATGCTAGGtctattcctaagagtaacaaacacatctgatttaggcagcatcatattcttatGTATGTGAGCAATAGTTCcaaaaacgaaagtacctgatagttaagttgtttgtaacgagctcgagtgattgatcCTTGTATTTGTGAGGCTGTAGGTACACTGTTTTATCAATATATGATATGTCCTCATCATGCTCCCCTTttggaattgaagtcgtcctcgacgcaatctcatcttcttcaccagagtaaggcttcaaatctacAATGTTAAATGTATAACTAACCGAACCAAaatctgcaggaagctcaagtttatatgcattatcagtttttctctaacaccttaaaaggaccagtaGCGCGTGACATTAACTTAGACTTGCGCAAATCAGGAAAatgatctttgcgcaaatgcaaccaaataAGATCACCAACATAAAAAAAAACATGCTTTCTCCCTTTATCCCCgacaattttatacttagcattcatacgttctatgttgtctttagtagtgtCATGCAATTTTAATATCAATTTAGTACGTTgagtagcatccaaattattttgcactgaagatggcaaaggcaacaaatcaataggAGCATGAGGAGTAAAGCCATAGACAATCTCAAATGgacacatcttagtggtagaatgcagcgaacaattgtaagcaaattcaatatgaggtaaacATTCCTCGCACAATTTTAAATTCTTCTTCAAAACAACCCACGTCATAGTTGACAATgctctatttactacttcagtttatccatcaatttggggatgacatgtagtactaaatagtaatttagtccccaacttaggcacataaacatctccaaaagttgCTAAGAAACTTAGTATCACAAGTaaaaaagtgtgacatcttagaaaaccAATCCACAACAACAAAAATTCTATCCCTCCCCTTCTATATACGAGGCAatcccaaaacgaaatccatggaAATATTTTTTCAAGTTACAcaaggaacaggaagaggcatatataaaccacgTGGATTAAGCCGAGACTTAGCCTTTTGAAAtatagtgcagcgtgccacaaatctctcaacatctcgacgcatgcgtggccaaaagaagtgtgcaacaAGTACATTCTCCctcttcttcacaccaaagtgacccatcaatcctcctccacgcgcctcctgcaacaacaaaatatgaacggaactatctgggatACATAGCTTGTTAGCCGGAACACAAATCTATCAGTGAGGATGAATTTGTTACATGTTCTACCATCTCTACAATTCAAcataactaaatcattctaattgagaaaaataagtataatatatcaattttgcacaaaaataagatcTATCTTAGAAAAACGTCAAAATGGAATATTTCAAATACCTAAACCAACCTTCTTAGAAATGAGCTATactgttcgaggtttcatggctttcacacacgacaaaaatgaaaaaaatggtcgcccatgggtcggattagaaatccgcgtcaggggtcttgcttcccatcctagggcccacacacgtgtccaatatgatctcgtttcggcaaactatgccatgttgAGACCGTTTCCCacatttcccctgaaatccatagaactccggacgtgatagcctttTCGTGAAGGATTTTTCAAACTAATTTCCGTATCCCAattttgacaaacggaatagttactatgacatataaaataaTTCCACGTGGCTCCAtgggattttttgacttcgttcaaattgccatctggccaaaacagggcgccagggacatgcggtatcgccgtaccgggcgtgcgggtgcacccattcgcgaacaaactaaacatacaaaaattagcacatataatgatgtgtcgtagaactaaaaacattttttctggaatttctggagcgacggatagttgacCCCTAGTTGAAATCCGgttagtttccagcggattcggcgggacacccctAGTTGTAAATATTGAAATACTATGCTGAGGTTAAAACCGTCGGCACAACAGTCAAGGCTAGTCTGTGTCGACGACCAACTTACCTACCCCGACCAGAGCTTTCCCGACGACAGTGTGCCGACGGCCGCTGGCCGTCGGGACATTATATCTTTTCCCGTAGTGACTCGCTCAAGTCAAATCTTGCTCTTGTAATGCCCTTGTTTCCTGACCCAAGATACAAGAGAAGCGGAATGGAGCATTTTATGAGGAAGATTCATGGGGAGTTGTGGTATCATGGTAAATTAGAAGAGCTGATCTTATTTGTCAAAAATATGTATCTTGCATATGCTTCTAACTACTGATAGATTATTACCGGACTAACTCTGCTACTACTTCGCAAGAGCATGCTACTCATTTTGTAGAAGATTTTGTCCATGTTACATACTGTGTTATGATTTGCTACATGTGTTCATTGTTTTTGTTGCGTTAGTATGTGCGAATTAAGAGCTACATCAATTTGTGTGTATATGTTACAGAAAGAAGCTATATACGTGTTCCTGTAATGTTAGGTAAGTGAAGCGAAAAAATTGAATGTATTGCACAGACATATATTGTAAAATaatgcaaaatttaaaaaaaatgctaCATAAACACTAAAATGTTACTACATTTGAAAAATAATTTAAAAAGTAGCATATGAATTTTTAACAACATATCTAGATGTAGCTACAACCGGTTGATGGCTAGCATATGCCTAATATTTATGATAGAAAAATCTTATAGCAGCGCAACGATGAGATTACCTGCTCCTGGTCTGATAGTGAGGATAATCATAGTATTTGAGCAAGGTATATGCTTGACTTTATCTAGATGGAGGCCTAAACCGCCATTGTCATCTTCTAGCCCAAGCTCAGTAAGGCCACCAAGTCATAACTTCAGCTCTATCTGCAATCGGTGGACATATTTGTCCTGAAAATATAAAGCTCTTCCACACAAGTTAACGTCTGTTCCGCAATCAGCGGAGATATTTGTCGTGAAAATGTAAGGCTCTTCCACACAGGCTAACGACTTTCTAGGTTCTCCACTTTGTGGAATGTATCAAGAAAATTCGCACATGCATGCTGGTACATAATATGTATACAGCACATCAGTCGTACTCGGCGTGCCATGGCGCTCTCATGGATAtacaagacaaaaaaaaaaagcTGGAAGCAACGACTAAGTGTTGACGGACGACCAGCTTATACTCCTACAAAATAGAATAGGCAGTAGCACAAATACGACTGATGATTCTAGTCGTCCAAGTGTCCAACACGTACACCATTGATCTACTCTATATAAACCGCACCACTGCCATGCTATTTCAATCACACCACCACCTCGTAGCAAGGTTTAAGTAAGCCTGCAACACAACACTAGCAAGTGACGGCATGGCGAACTCGCCCATGGCGGTGTTGACGTTCATGGCCCTTGGGCTAGCAGCAGCACTCCTCTCGGCCGCTGGTCCGGCGGCCGCGCAGAACTGCGGCTGCCAGCCGGGCTTCTGCTGCAGCCAGTTCGGCTTCTGCGGCACCACCGATCCCTACTGCGGTAAAGGATGCCAGTCCGGACCATGCACTGGAAGTGGAAGTGGAAGTGGTAGCGGAGGTGTGGGCAGCATCGTCAGCGATGCTTTCTTCAACGCAATCAAGTCCAAATCCAGCGGCGGCTGCGCAGGCCAAAGCTTCTACACCCGTGCGGCCTTTTTGAACGCCGCTGGTTCCTACTCCGGCTTCGCGTCGGGAAGCTCCGACGCCGCCAAGCGCGAGATCGCCGCCTTCTTCGCCCACGTCACGCACGAGACCGGACGTAAGTTGTCATCAAAATAACATAGTGGAACACATTTCATCATCTTTAGAGCTTATGTCACTATATATATGCAGACTTCTGCTACATCGAGGAGATTAACGGTGCGAGCCAGAACTACTGCGACACCTCCTTCTCGCAGTGGCCGTGCTCTTCCGGGGCCAAGTACTACGGCCGCGGCCCGCTGCAGCTCACGTGGAACTACAACTACGGGGCGGCGGGGAAGAGCATCGGCTTCGACGGGCTTGGTAGCCCACAGACGGTGGCGCAGGACCCCGTGGTGGCGTTCAAGACGGCGCTCTGGTACTGGATGACCAACGTGCACGGGGTGCTGCCGCGGGGCTTCGGCGCCACCACCAGGGCCATCAACGGCGCCGTGGAGTGCGATGGCAAGAACACCGCGCAGATGAACGCAAGGGTGGGCTACTACCAGGACTACTGCCGCCAGCTCGGCGTCGACGCCGGGGGCAGCCTCACTTGCTAGACACGGGCTTGCATGCAAGGCTCGTGAGGAATAAGTTATTTCCAGAGTCTACTGTCTATGATATACTACTGTATCTGAATAATGGAGCAACAATAAAATTCTGTGCGCCGCCGCACATTTCCTCCTAATAGTCAACTCCCTCAACGCGGTGATTCTACATAGTGGTGGGCGTCTATCCAAGGGTTGTTGGCGTTCCAAGATTCGTGTGTGTCTACTTTGCCTCCACCACCCTGTACTTTGTCCATCTTCCTCTCCCTATAGGAACCAAACTGTACATGTGCATCTTATCTCTTCCCAGATTCTCTCCCCAGCTCCGTCCTCTCCACCATGGCGTTCTCCCCAGCCCACGCCCATTCACCCTATCGCCTCCATGAACGGCGGCGCCGCCCCTCCCTCACACCGCATCCGTGACCCCGGTGCTCCCCTCTTCCCCGATCCAACCATGGTCGCTTCCCTCTCTCTCCCTGTCCTCGGATCCGTTCGTCGGCGCTCTCTTTGATCTCCCCCTCCCTGGCTCCGTGCTCCACCAAGGCGTGCCATGGCCGGCCGGAAAGCGCAGCAAGGTTGCTCCTCTTCGTTGGGACTTGCTCCTCTCACTATCAAGGAGCATCTTGTTGTACAGGGGTATTTATTTGGTGTATTAATACAAGGTGCAGATCAGTTCACGGGACTTTTGTTTAGTGCATATCTTCCTCCTGAGATCTGGATGCTGGAAGATTCATGTTACAAATTCTTCTCACTCCTGTTTGCTCCACTGACCTGGACGCAGTTAGATCCTGGTTTGTTCATGTTGGATTTTCCTCTGAATATTTACTCTTTGGTACATGCTCCTAGATTCGAAAATCATTTGCTAGGATGCTGTATTGTGTTTTTTCTCCGATGGGTATGTTGATTTGTTCCGGTGGAAAATATGTAATTTCCAAACAAGAGGAAATGAGCTTTGGTGGCTCAAAATCCTGTATGTATGTATGGTTTTTGGTGATTATTCTCCATGTTCAGATTGCACCAAAAAGTGGTCTCATGGACTTTATTTACCATGGAACATGATGGACTAGAAGAGTGGATTATAATACTCCCGCGTTGCAAACTAATTTTGCCTAATACCGTACTAATTAAAGTAAAATTGTCCTACACTATTCTGAAACAAAAGTGGTTTGAGGGTTTGAACAGGAACGAGTTTACAAAGGTGAGGTTTGGTATGCATAACAGGCAGGGACTGTGCCATGACAGCATGTATCGGTGGGAGGTGTTCTCTGCAAAACAACAGCACGCATCTTGATGCAAATAGGACTGAATGGATGGCATGTGATAAGACGGGGACACCCACATATATGTAGACATGCATTTTCGTCAACTCCCTGTATCAACTTGTCCTTGCACCTTGTCACTTTCATGTGTTTTTACAGAGAAGGGCCTGAAATCCGTGGAAAGACCACTTTGACTTGCTATGATGTGATTGGGCAAATCTATTTATGTATGCTTATTATGATGCCATTGGGGGTTTAAATCTTC encodes:
- the LOC127299359 gene encoding endochitinase A-like codes for the protein MANSPMAVLTFMALGLAAALLSAAGPAAAQNCGCQPGFCCSQFGFCGTTDPYCGKGCQSGPCTGSGSGSGSGGVGSIVSDAFFNAIKSKSSGGCAGQSFYTRAAFLNAAGSYSGFASGSSDAAKREIAAFFAHVTHETGHFCYIEEINGASQNYCDTSFSQWPCSSGAKYYGRGPLQLTWNYNYGAAGKSIGFDGLGSPQTVAQDPVVAFKTALWYWMTNVHGVLPRGFGATTRAINGAVECDGKNTAQMNARVGYYQDYCRQLGVDAGGSLTC